The sequence GGCATGACGGCCTGGCAGATGGCCGGCCGGCCGACGGAGTCCGTCGAGACCCTGACCGTCCAGGATCTCTGCGGCAGGCTGGACGAGGGCCGCCGTCCGGCGATCCTCGACGTGCGCTCCGCCGCCGAACTGGAGAACCGGGGCCGCATCGCCGGAGCCCGCCACCTGCACCTGACCCGGCTGCCGGAGCATCTAGATGAGTTCGCCGCCGACGATGAGCCGCTGGTCTTCTGCGGCAGCGGCCTGCGCTCGATGGTCGCCGCGAGCCTGCTGCAACGCGCCGGCGTCCGCCGGCCCCGCGTCGTTCTGGGCGGACTGTCCGCCTGGAACTCGACCACCTGCCCCGTCGAGCTTTGAGCAGCCCGAGCGTTTCGCGAGTCCCCCTACGCCGAATCCGCCGATGAGGTTGAGTTGCGGCCGTTGCACTGCCCGTTGGTCGTTCTGCTGCCGAGGTTGCCCGCGACCGTCGGCGGTGAAACGACCGCGACGGTCTTGCTGCCCCCTGTGGAGGGGCGCCGGCTGGCGGGGACCCTCGGGACCGGCCTGGTGCGCTTCGAGCTCGGTACGGGCTTGACCCTGGACGACACCTTCCGCCATTACGCGCCCCCGGGCGTCGCGGTGCAAGAGGACGACGACGGCTGCAGCTTCAGCTTCAGCGCCTAGGACCCCGCAGACGCCGACGCCCTGGAGCTTCAGCTCGTCAGCCGTTCCCGCCTGTCCGTCGGCGACTGGACCAACCTGCGGCAGGCTCCCGACGAGCAGGCCCGCGCCGGAGAGCTGCCGACGGCGATGCGGGAGCGGCGGGTGGCGCCGGAGGTCGAGCTAACGGCGACGGCGAATGACTGGTTCCAGCTCGCGTTGACCCACGAGGGCCGCACCTGCAGCGGCTGGCACGCGGACGACCACTCAAGCCTGCCGGGCCTGGAGGTGGGCGAGGAGCTCTACGTCTGCTGGAGCAACCCGCTCAACTTCCGCACCGCCCCTGCAGCCGACGCCCCCCGGTTGGCGGACCGTCCGACGGTGCCCCCCGGGGCGGGTTGTTGTTGCTGGAACGCCGGAGCGACTGGCTGCGGGTGATCCATCCCGACTGCGGCACCAAGACCGCCCATCACCTGGGCTGGATCCGCCGGCGCCACCCGGATCCGGACCCGGAGCAGTCCAGCATCGACCTCACCAGCCGTCATCATTGACGTAAGCCATTGACGTGACAGCCGGATTGCCCAAGCCGCCCGACATCACCCCGTCAAGGAGCCCCCGTGCCCGAGGAAACCACCGACGTCTCCATCGTTTTCGCCGGCGAGGCCGGTCAGGGAGTACGCACCATCGAGGAGCTGCTTCTCGGCCTGCTGCCCCGGGCCGGACTGCACGTCTTCAGCGCCTCGGAGTTCATGTCGCGCATCCGCGGCGGGGTCAACTCGACCCAGTTGCGCGTGGGGCCGCGTCCCCTGCGCGCCGCAGTCGAGCGTGTCGACGTCTTCATCCCCCTGGTCGACGAGCTGACCAAACACCTGGCCGGTCGGCTGGACGACGAGACCGTCATCCTGGCCGAGACCGAGCGCCTGTCCGGCTACGCCGAGGCCCTCGACGTGCCGCTGCAGGCCGTCGCCGAGGAACTGGGCAGCAAGCTGTACTCCAATTCCGTCGCCGTGGGTCTGGTCGCCGGGTTGCTGGGGGTGGACGCCGATGCCGCCGCCGGGCACGTCGCCGAACACTTCGCCGCCAAGGGCGACGAGGTCGCCGAAGCCAACGCCGAGGCCGTGCGCCGGGGACACCGACGCGGCCGGGAGCTGGTCGAGGACGGCTCAATCGGGTTCGAGCCGGGGCGCGACGAGGCCGCCGGGGAAAACCTCGTCCTCTCCGGAACAGAGGCCGTGGCTCTGGGCGCCCTGGCCGGCGGCTGCAACTACTGCTGCGCCTATCCGATGAGCCCCTCGACGGGTGTGCTGGTCGAGCTGGCCGCCCGTCAGGACGAGCTGCCCCTCGTCGTTGAGCAGGTCGAGGACGAAATCGCCGCGATCAACATGGCCGCCGGGGCCGCCGCCGCCGGCGCCCGCGCCCTGGTGACCACCTCGGGCGGCGGGCTGGCGCTGATGAGCGAGGGCCTGTCCGTGGTCGGCAACATGGAGCTGCCCCTGGTGCTCCACGTGGCCCAGCGTCCCGGCCCGGCCACGGGCCTGCCGACGCGCACCGAGCAGGGCGACCTCAACCTGGCCCTGCACTCGGGTCACGGCGACTTCGCCCGCATCATTCTGGCCCCCGGGGACTGGGAGCAGGCCTTCACGCTGAGCCAAAGCGCCTTCAATCTGGCCGCCGCGTACCAGGTGCCCGTTTTCCTGCTGACCGACCAGTACCTGGTCGACTCCTCCGTCGACCTGCCCGCCCCGGTCCTCGACGGCCTGACGGTCGAGGAGCACATCATCGATACCGCAGCCGACTACCGGCGCTACCGGCTGACCGAGAACGGCGTCTCGCCCCGCGGCGTCTACGGTCGCGGCGCCGGGCTGGTTCGCTCCGACAGCCACACCCACACCGAGGACGGTCACATCAGCGAGGACCTGGCCGACATCCGCCCGGCGATGGTCGAAAAACAGTTGCGCAAGCTGGAGACCATCGCCACGGACGCCGAGGCCCCGACCCTTTACGGCCCCGAGGACTACCGCGACCTGCTCGTCTGTTGGGGTTCGGTGCTGCCCGCCGTGCGCGAGGCCCTGGAGCTCGCCGGGGACGGCCACACCGCCCTGCTGCACTTCAGTTGGCTCTACCCCCTGCCCGAGGCGGCGCTGGAGTACCTGGAGCGGGCCGAACGCATCGTCGTCATCGAGCAGAACGCCACCGGCCAGTTCGCCGACCTGCTGCTGCGCGACCTGGGCTTTCCCGTCGACGAGAAGTACCTCAAGTTCAACGGTCTGCAGTTCACCGTCGAGGACATCCTCGAGCTGCTGGAGGGCGACGACGCAGCCGACGATGACTAGGAACCCCCGGTCCCCCTCGATCCCCCGCTGCGAGACCGCCGGGA is a genomic window of Candidatus Coatesbacteria bacterium containing:
- a CDS encoding 2-oxoacid:acceptor oxidoreductase subunit alpha, with product MPEETTDVSIVFAGEAGQGVRTIEELLLGLLPRAGLHVFSASEFMSRIRGGVNSTQLRVGPRPLRAAVERVDVFIPLVDELTKHLAGRLDDETVILAETERLSGYAEALDVPLQAVAEELGSKLYSNSVAVGLVAGLLGVDADAAAGHVAEHFAAKGDEVAEANAEAVRRGHRRGRELVEDGSIGFEPGRDEAAGENLVLSGTEAVALGALAGGCNYCCAYPMSPSTGVLVELAARQDELPLVVEQVEDEIAAINMAAGAAAAGARALVTTSGGGLALMSEGLSVVGNMELPLVLHVAQRPGPATGLPTRTEQGDLNLALHSGHGDFARIILAPGDWEQAFTLSQSAFNLAAAYQVPVFLLTDQYLVDSSVDLPAPVLDGLTVEEHIIDTAADYRRYRLTENGVSPRGVYGRGAGLVRSDSHTHTEDGHISEDLADIRPAMVEKQLRKLETIATDAEAPTLYGPEDYRDLLVCWGSVLPAVREALELAGDGHTALLHFSWLYPLPEAALEYLERAERIVVIEQNATGQFADLLLRDLGFPVDEKYLKFNGLQFTVEDILELLEGDDAADDD